In Bacillota bacterium, the following proteins share a genomic window:
- a CDS encoding glycosyltransferase family 2 protein — translation MEAKRIENLLQAASEDIARFSYKPTISIIMPVRNTDLNYLIRSISSVCNQVYPYWELCIANDGSDKREIKEILESFHAKDKRIKVVDLPQHIGIVGATNIAFSMATGQFIGFLDHDDELAPHALLQVVRWLNKQPELDVLYSDEDRIIGETRCEPFFKPDWSPDLLLSMNYIGHFLVIRRELIQELGGLRPETEGSQDYDLVLRVTERTNRIAHIPEILYHWRVTPGSITNRAASRTRALDVAQKALASAIERRGLQGEVVQIDEGRYRIKYRVQGTPRISIIIPTKDKLHLLRRCVGTIQERSSYKNYELIIINNESEDPATLDYLAFVQQTGICKVIPFAGQFNYAKINNFAVERVEGEYLVFLNNDTEVISPDWLEELLSYAQQKRIGAVGAKLLFPDNTIQHAGVIVGLGGVAGHAFYGLPASEPGYMGLATVTRNCAAVTGACMMLRRAVFEEVGGFDENLDIAYNDVDLCLRIIHQCGYYTVWTPHAVLYHYESASRGHYQPEHNIRYFCEKWRDFLDRGDPFYNPNLALDRIDFMIKV, via the coding sequence ATGGAGGCTAAGAGAATTGAAAATCTTCTTCAAGCTGCCTCAGAAGATATTGCAAGGTTTTCATATAAGCCCACGATTAGCATTATTATGCCTGTTAGAAATACCGATTTAAATTACCTCATACGTTCTATTAGCTCAGTCTGCAACCAAGTGTATCCTTACTGGGAACTATGTATAGCTAATGATGGTTCTGACAAACGGGAAATAAAAGAAATCTTAGAAAGTTTCCATGCAAAAGATAAGCGGATAAAAGTGGTTGATTTACCACAACACATAGGAATCGTTGGGGCAACCAATATAGCTTTTTCTATGGCTACTGGTCAATTCATCGGATTTTTGGACCATGATGATGAGTTGGCGCCGCATGCATTATTGCAGGTAGTTCGCTGGTTAAATAAACAACCAGAGTTGGACGTACTCTATTCTGATGAAGACCGTATAATTGGTGAAACGCGATGTGAACCGTTTTTCAAGCCGGATTGGTCACCAGATTTATTGCTTTCGATGAATTATATCGGGCACTTTTTGGTAATTAGACGTGAATTGATTCAAGAATTGGGAGGACTGCGGCCAGAAACGGAAGGAAGTCAGGACTACGATCTTGTTCTGAGAGTTACTGAGAGAACGAATCGGATAGCGCATATTCCGGAAATTCTCTATCACTGGCGTGTCACTCCCGGTTCAATAACAAACCGAGCTGCAAGCAGGACACGCGCTCTTGATGTAGCACAGAAGGCGCTTGCATCTGCTATCGAAAGACGAGGGCTGCAAGGAGAAGTCGTACAAATCGACGAAGGACGTTACCGGATAAAGTACAGAGTGCAAGGAACCCCCCGGATTAGTATCATCATTCCGACCAAAGACAAGCTACATTTGCTGCGGCGTTGTGTGGGCACAATTCAGGAACGGAGCAGTTATAAGAACTACGAATTGATAATTATCAATAACGAAAGCGAAGACCCGGCTACGCTGGATTACCTCGCTTTTGTTCAGCAAACGGGTATTTGTAAGGTGATTCCCTTCGCCGGACAATTCAATTACGCAAAGATAAATAACTTTGCCGTGGAACGAGTCGAGGGAGAATACCTCGTGTTCCTCAATAACGATACTGAAGTAATTTCGCCCGATTGGTTGGAAGAACTGTTAAGCTATGCGCAACAAAAGCGGATAGGCGCCGTAGGTGCCAAGTTGCTTTTCCCCGACAACACGATACAACACGCTGGGGTTATCGTAGGTTTGGGCGGGGTAGCGGGGCACGCCTTTTACGGACTTCCAGCATCGGAACCCGGTTATATGGGTCTTGCTACTGTGACACGTAATTGTGCTGCGGTCACTGGGGCGTGCATGATGCTGCGGCGTGCCGTATTTGAAGAGGTCGGGGGGTTTGATGAGAATTTAGATATTGCCTATAATGACGTAGATCTATGCTTACGAATCATTCATCAGTGTGGCTACTACACAGTCTGGACGCCGCACGCGGTGCTATACCACTACGAATCAGCCTCTCGTGGGCATTACCAGCCGGAACATAATATTCGATATTTCTGCGAGAAATGGCGTGATTTTCTCGACCGAGGTGATCCTTTCTACAATCCAAACCTGGCGCTAGACAGAATTGACTTTATGATAAAGGTTTAG
- a CDS encoding methyltransferase domain-containing protein codes for MPWVDLGTPEIHYEHLHRYYFASQFIEGKKVLDLAFGEGYGCAIMAEKAADVTGVELDEKAVKHASSRYPLPNVKFIKGSITEVPIRGEKIFDVITCFEAIEHIEEHEKLLAEVKRLLKEDGLFIISSPNKLTYSDETAYKNPYHVKELYFDEFRELLTKYFPYVFFLGQKVFPVSSIWPLGIGEGSLAEVCVRKVDTGFIRVGVQDKVPLYLIAIASEQQLPEGVRLSTLTDVSEELFGRLHRMIDEREHLLAEREQEFFIERETLRAQIAEKEQSILQLEKNLTNLKNLLSIKEKEFMQEKESQENQIAEKERTIAQLEENLSQLRRHLAERDIEIRLIYSSLGWRFIQQYRRIMDGIFPPLSSRRRFYELAQKALKIALTEGPFALGRKATRKVTRYFSAWHGRSQSVLANLKMGDAILVDIANVSPFTGIQPGRIAVHAHIFYPDLIEEIAKYLSNIPFTYDLFISVPDESAKFRCERILSSLRRINLLIVRIVENRGRDIAPMFCEFGSFLRCYDFIAHIHTKKSLYNSGATEGWREYLLEGLLGNEDKIKRIFFLLANSEKIGIVYPQNYYHVPYVANTWLANRSLGYAMCHRIGLVNIPDGYFHFPVGSMFWARVEALLPLFDAGITLYEFPEETGQTDGTLAHCLERMLGLSVCKAGYRLAVLLDHQFPSWSPWRFEQYLSRTIDDVQAKIATPEIRVIAFDIFDTLLVRPLLNPESIKKIVAHRIGGEVGKLYIHVRHKSEERAREHVGKDVGLDLIYKELADLTELPDPEVKRILELEKTIERAAVAPRPDIISIFNFAVSTGKCVVLISDMYLSKSTIESMLLAHGIAGWNDFYLSSEIGLRKDTGDLYRVLLNKEGVSPNEVLVIGDNERSDWQIPFDLGFQTLHVLRPVELARSLPRLGTLVEDTLRTNDLNGEIALGLIVKRNFTPLFYPKFDHTSLFLPNPEAIGYSVVGPVVLSFVQWLAEKATQSNIERLFFLSREGKLLKEVYDRWSQVITQPVPSEYLEVSRRAVTVPAIENLDDIYNIAKVTFFPNKLELFLFERYGLTLSQDDLSTLYNERLWSQNRFVEVIDGEINHLKPLLNALADRIISIANKERFAALMYFEQMRLGQEKSAVVDIGYSATVQGCLNRLLTKPINGYYLVTDVKSKNVCDRYGVFAEGYYGHQIDPFNNSLLLYRRSFELEKLLSSDSAQVINYKVDEMGSLQLNYKSLSTHELKSRSIRSAIQAGVMAYVEDAITVRRNLLPDFYVPSELAAKIYSAFVTNMSDEESKIINSLALDDHYCGRGVQ; via the coding sequence GTGCCATGGGTAGATCTTGGCACTCCAGAGATACATTATGAGCACTTGCACCGCTATTATTTTGCTTCTCAATTTATTGAGGGTAAAAAAGTTTTGGATCTGGCGTTTGGTGAGGGATATGGTTGCGCTATTATGGCGGAAAAGGCGGCCGATGTTACAGGAGTGGAGCTAGACGAAAAGGCTGTTAAACATGCATCTAGCAGGTATCCATTACCTAATGTCAAATTTATCAAGGGTTCAATTACCGAAGTTCCTATACGGGGAGAGAAAATTTTTGATGTCATAACCTGTTTCGAGGCCATCGAGCACATCGAGGAGCACGAAAAATTGTTGGCGGAAGTTAAACGGCTCCTGAAAGAAGATGGATTATTCATTATTAGCAGTCCCAACAAGTTAACGTATAGCGACGAGACTGCTTACAAAAATCCTTACCACGTGAAAGAACTATATTTTGATGAGTTTCGGGAATTACTCACAAAATACTTTCCTTATGTTTTTTTCCTCGGACAGAAAGTTTTCCCGGTTTCGAGCATCTGGCCGCTTGGAATAGGGGAAGGTTCTCTAGCAGAGGTTTGTGTACGCAAGGTTGATACTGGTTTTATCCGGGTCGGAGTTCAGGACAAAGTCCCGCTTTATTTGATTGCCATCGCCTCAGAACAACAGTTGCCTGAAGGGGTTAGGTTATCGACGCTTACCGACGTGTCTGAAGAATTATTTGGTCGGTTGCACCGAATGATTGACGAACGGGAGCACTTATTGGCTGAAAGGGAGCAAGAGTTTTTTATTGAAAGGGAAACATTGAGGGCTCAAATAGCTGAAAAAGAACAAAGCATTTTACAATTAGAAAAAAATCTCACAAATTTGAAAAACCTTCTGTCTATAAAGGAAAAAGAATTCATGCAGGAAAAGGAAAGTCAAGAAAATCAGATAGCAGAAAAGGAACGAACAATTGCACAGCTCGAAGAGAATCTCAGTCAATTGAGAAGACATCTTGCGGAAAGAGATATCGAAATACGCTTGATATACAGTTCCCTTGGGTGGCGTTTTATTCAACAATATCGCAGAATTATGGATGGGATTTTTCCTCCGCTCAGTAGTCGTCGTAGATTCTACGAGTTGGCTCAAAAAGCCTTAAAAATAGCCCTAACAGAGGGGCCATTTGCTTTGGGACGGAAAGCTACTCGTAAGGTGACTCGGTATTTCTCAGCTTGGCACGGTCGCTCACAATCGGTTTTAGCAAATCTTAAGATGGGTGATGCGATCCTGGTTGATATTGCCAATGTCAGTCCTTTCACAGGTATTCAACCTGGAAGAATAGCTGTTCATGCCCATATATTTTATCCAGATCTTATTGAGGAAATTGCAAAATATTTGAGCAACATCCCATTCACATATGATCTTTTCATTTCAGTTCCAGATGAATCTGCTAAATTTAGGTGTGAACGTATATTATCCTCTTTGCGGCGAATAAATCTACTCATAGTCCGCATCGTAGAAAATCGTGGCCGGGATATAGCACCGATGTTTTGTGAGTTTGGTTCTTTTTTGAGGTGCTATGATTTTATTGCCCACATTCATACAAAAAAATCTCTTTACAATTCAGGCGCCACAGAGGGGTGGCGAGAGTATCTGCTTGAGGGTCTTCTTGGCAATGAAGATAAGATTAAGCGGATTTTTTTCCTCTTAGCCAACTCGGAGAAAATAGGAATTGTTTACCCACAAAACTATTATCATGTTCCTTATGTTGCGAATACGTGGTTAGCCAATCGATCGCTAGGGTATGCAATGTGCCATCGCATTGGCTTAGTCAACATACCGGATGGATATTTTCATTTCCCAGTGGGTTCTATGTTTTGGGCGAGGGTTGAAGCTCTCCTCCCTCTATTTGATGCAGGAATAACCCTGTACGAATTTCCAGAAGAAACAGGACAAACAGACGGGACTTTGGCCCACTGTCTAGAACGCATGTTGGGGCTGAGCGTATGTAAGGCAGGATATCGTCTGGCAGTTCTGCTTGACCACCAATTTCCGAGTTGGTCACCATGGCGCTTTGAACAATATCTCTCCAGGACAATAGATGATGTTCAGGCTAAGATCGCTACGCCAGAGATTCGAGTCATAGCTTTTGATATCTTCGATACATTGTTGGTGCGCCCATTACTTAATCCGGAAAGTATAAAGAAGATTGTTGCTCATCGAATTGGAGGGGAAGTTGGGAAACTTTACATACATGTACGACATAAGTCAGAGGAGCGAGCACGTGAGCATGTTGGTAAGGATGTAGGCTTAGATTTAATATATAAGGAACTAGCCGATCTTACGGAACTTCCTGATCCAGAAGTCAAACGCATACTTGAGTTAGAAAAAACCATTGAACGAGCGGCTGTTGCTCCTCGCCCTGATATTATCTCGATATTTAATTTTGCAGTCTCTACTGGTAAATGTGTAGTATTAATAAGTGACATGTATTTATCAAAGTCTACAATAGAATCAATGTTATTAGCGCATGGAATAGCAGGATGGAATGATTTCTATCTTTCTTCAGAGATTGGACTGCGCAAAGATACAGGTGATCTCTATCGAGTTCTATTAAATAAGGAAGGAGTGTCGCCTAATGAAGTACTTGTGATTGGTGACAATGAACGCTCTGACTGGCAAATCCCCTTTGATTTGGGATTTCAGACCTTGCATGTTTTACGACCAGTTGAACTAGCTCGGTCATTACCACGATTAGGAACACTTGTCGAAGATACTCTAAGAACAAACGACTTAAACGGAGAAATTGCGCTTGGACTCATAGTAAAACGCAATTTCACACCCCTGTTCTACCCTAAGTTTGATCATACTAGTTTATTCTTACCGAATCCTGAGGCCATAGGTTATTCTGTTGTTGGACCGGTAGTGCTTTCTTTTGTTCAATGGCTAGCAGAGAAAGCCACACAGAGCAACATAGAGCGTCTTTTTTTCCTATCGCGAGAAGGAAAACTATTGAAGGAAGTCTATGATCGTTGGAGTCAGGTTATAACTCAACCAGTGCCATCAGAATATCTTGAAGTTTCTCGACGGGCCGTAACGGTTCCTGCTATTGAAAATCTTGATGATATTTATAACATAGCCAAAGTTACGTTCTTCCCCAATAAACTTGAATTGTTCCTTTTTGAACGCTATGGGCTAACTCTTAGCCAAGACGATCTTAGTACGCTTTATAATGAAAGGTTATGGTCACAAAATAGATTTGTAGAAGTTATTGATGGGGAAATTAATCATCTTAAACCACTCCTAAATGCACTTGCTGACAGGATCATCTCTATAGCAAACAAGGAACGTTTCGCAGCTCTAATGTATTTCGAACAAATGAGATTAGGACAAGAAAAATCAGCGGTTGTTGACATAGGGTACTCTGCCACAGTGCAAGGATGCCTTAATCGCTTGCTTACAAAACCAATTAATGGTTATTACTTAGTTACAGATGTTAAGTCTAAGAACGTATGTGACAGGTATGGTGTTTTTGCTGAGGGCTATTATGGGCACCAAATCGATCCTTTTAATAATTCTCTTCTTCTTTACCGACGGAGTTTTGAGCTTGAGAAATTATTAAGCTCAGATTCAGCGCAGGTGATTAATTATAAAGTTGATGAGATGGGTAGTCTTCAATTGAATTACAAATCATTAAGTACCCATGAACTTAAATCACGATCGATTCGTTCTGCAATTCAGGCTGGAGTTATGGCTTATGTTGAGGATGCAATTACTGTTCGTCGCAATTTACTACCTGATTTTTATGTTCCATCTGAATTAGCTGCTAAGATTTATTCAGCGTTTGTTACAAACATGTCTGATGAGGAAAGCAAGATCATAAATTCTCTGGCTCTCGATGACCATTATTGTGGTAGAGGGGTTCAATAG